One window of Candidatus Margulisiibacteriota bacterium genomic DNA carries:
- the rplO gene encoding 50S ribosomal protein L15 gives MKLGHISPAKGSRKKPKKVARGHGSGHGKTACRGHKGQKSRSGGGKGIRFEGGQTPLYRRLPKMGTFKNYPFKQAYNILNIAQLEVFEEGAVVKLQDLIDKFFSSTKKASLLPVKLLGGGELKKKLSVEAHKFSEEAAKKIEAAKGKAIVIK, from the coding sequence ATAAAACTCGGGCACATATCTCCCGCAAAGGGCTCAAGGAAAAAACCGAAAAAAGTTGCCAGAGGGCACGGGAGCGGGCACGGTAAAACCGCCTGCAGGGGGCATAAAGGACAGAAAAGCCGCTCCGGGGGAGGCAAAGGCATAAGGTTCGAAGGAGGTCAGACACCGCTCTACAGAAGACTTCCCAAGATGGGCACCTTCAAGAACTATCCTTTCAAACAGGCGTACAACATACTCAATATAGCGCAGCTGGAGGTTTTTGAGGAAGGGGCTGTGGTAAAACTGCAGGACCTGATAGACAAGTTCTTTTCTTCCACAAAAAAAGCGTCCCTTCTTCCTGTCAAACTGCTTGGAGGCGGAGAACTTAAGAAAAAACTATCTGTAGAAGCTCATAAGTTCAGCGAAGAGGCGGCCAAAAAGATCGAGGCCGCAAAAGGAAAGGCTATCGTAATTAAGTGA
- the rpsH gene encoding 30S ribosomal protein S8: MTIQDPIGDMFLRIKNAILKRDDRLEMPGSTMKAKIAELLKNEGYIHGFEILAKGPRKVLKIDLKYGPDKKCAISGIKRVSKPSRHLYSGAKNIPFVQSGYGLAIISTSQGLMTDSMARQKNVGGEVICQIW; this comes from the coding sequence ATGACTATACAAGACCCGATAGGCGATATGTTCTTGAGGATCAAGAACGCGATATTGAAAAGAGATGACAGGCTGGAGATGCCGGGCTCGACAATGAAGGCAAAAATAGCCGAATTGCTCAAGAACGAGGGATATATACACGGTTTTGAAATCCTTGCCAAAGGTCCCCGCAAGGTCCTAAAGATCGACCTCAAGTACGGACCCGACAAGAAATGCGCCATCAGCGGCATCAAGAGGGTGAGCAAGCCTTCGAGGCATTTGTACTCGGGAGCGAAGAACATACCTTTTGTGCAAAGCGGGTACGGATTGGCGATAATCTCAACTTCACAGGGGCTGATGACAGACTCTATGGCGCGGCAGAAAAATGTCGGCGGCGAAGTCATCTGCCAGATATGGTAG
- the rplE gene encoding 50S ribosomal protein L5, which yields MTTLKQKYDKVIVKELTKEFSYTNRMQVPCLKKVVINRGLGESVSNPKAMDISLAELAAITGQKPAVTKAKKSIAAFKLRAKQPIGCKVTLRGTRMYHFLDKLINICLPRIRDFKGISPKSFDGHGNYTMGVTEQLIFPEIDYDKVDKVRGMDITICTTAKTDKEARALLTLMGMPFRTA from the coding sequence GTGACAACCCTAAAGCAAAAGTACGACAAGGTAATAGTAAAAGAGCTCACAAAGGAATTTTCCTACACCAACAGGATGCAAGTCCCGTGCCTAAAGAAGGTAGTCATCAACAGAGGGCTTGGGGAATCCGTTTCCAATCCCAAGGCCATGGATATCTCTCTTGCCGAGCTTGCGGCTATCACCGGACAGAAGCCCGCGGTCACAAAAGCGAAAAAATCCATCGCCGCTTTCAAGCTAAGGGCCAAACAGCCCATAGGCTGCAAGGTTACGCTGAGGGGGACAAGGATGTACCACTTTCTTGACAAACTGATCAACATCTGCCTGCCGCGTATCAGGGACTTTAAAGGGATCTCTCCTAAGTCCTTTGACGGGCACGGCAACTACACCATGGGAGTGACCGAACAACTGATATTTCCAGAGATAGATTACGACAAGGTCGACAAGGTAAGGGGCATGGACATAACTATCTGCACCACGGCAAAGACCGATAAAGAGGCCAGGGCTCTTCTGACCCTCATGGGCATGCCGTTTAGGACAGCATAA
- the rplX gene encoding 50S ribosomal protein L24, protein MQPRIKKGDTALVISGKDKGKKGKVLKVLPDKGCAIVEKINTVKRHLKANRNFQGGIIEKLLPIRLSKLMAVCPHCSKPSRLIKKDSYRACAKCKEIIDKVK, encoded by the coding sequence ATGCAGCCAAGAATAAAAAAGGGCGACACTGCCCTGGTCATTTCGGGAAAAGACAAAGGTAAAAAAGGAAAGGTCCTTAAGGTCCTGCCGGACAAGGGCTGCGCCATTGTTGAAAAGATCAACACGGTTAAAAGACATTTAAAGGCCAACAGGAACTTTCAGGGAGGCATAATAGAGAAACTGCTGCCAATCCGGCTGTCCAAGCTTATGGCCGTGTGCCCGCATTGCTCAAAGCCGTCCCGACTTATCAAAAAGGACTCTTACAGGGCCTGCGCCAAGTGTAAAGAGATCATAGACAAGGTGAAATAA
- the rplF gene encoding 50S ribosomal protein L6: MSRIGKAPIEVPSGVEVKIDGNKISVKGPKGQTLLAVDPSIKVELEGTTLLVKRTSEEKKVRSMHGLYRSMIANMVKGAHTGFEKVLEIVGVGYKAAKEGKNLNLSMGYSHPVVIVPPAGVEFSVEGQTKIKISGCDPVVIGQIATDIKHVRPVEPYKGKGIRYSGQYVRRKAGKTAAKAA, translated from the coding sequence ATGTCAAGAATAGGAAAAGCTCCGATAGAGGTCCCATCAGGCGTTGAGGTCAAGATAGACGGCAATAAGATATCTGTAAAAGGCCCCAAAGGCCAGACTTTGCTTGCTGTTGATCCCTCGATAAAAGTAGAGCTCGAGGGGACCACGCTGCTTGTTAAGAGGACCAGCGAAGAAAAGAAGGTCAGGTCCATGCACGGCCTCTACAGGTCTATGATAGCCAATATGGTAAAGGGAGCCCATACCGGCTTTGAAAAAGTGCTTGAAATAGTAGGCGTGGGCTATAAGGCGGCAAAGGAAGGAAAAAACCTTAACCTTTCCATGGGATATTCGCATCCCGTTGTCATTGTTCCTCCGGCAGGGGTGGAGTTTTCCGTTGAAGGCCAGACAAAGATAAAGATATCCGGATGCGATCCTGTTGTAATAGGGCAGATAGCCACCGATATCAAGCATGTCCGGCCAGTGGAGCCTTATAAAGGCAAGGGGATCCGTTACAGCGGACAGTATGTAAGAAGAAAAGCCGGTAAGACCGCGGCAAAAGCCGCATAA
- a CDS encoding type Z 30S ribosomal protein S14, whose protein sequence is MGKTSWLAKLKKKVKFPTRRKSRCRKCGRPRAVIKKFGLCRICFRSAAHNGLLPGVTKSSW, encoded by the coding sequence ATGGGCAAGACATCCTGGCTGGCAAAACTGAAGAAGAAAGTAAAGTTCCCGACAAGAAGGAAGTCCCGCTGCAGAAAGTGCGGAAGGCCCAGGGCGGTGATAAAAAAATTCGGACTCTGCAGGATCTGCTTCAGGAGCGCGGCCCATAACGGGCTGCTTCCCGGGGTGACCAAATCGAGCTGGTAA
- the rplN gene encoding 50S ribosomal protein L14 produces MIQVQTRLNVADNSGAKQILCVRILGTSFRRYASVGDVIIGVVKDATPNMTVKKSAVVKAVVVRVKKALRRDDASYVSFDDNAAVLINDQGNPIGTRVFGPVARELRDKNYMKIISLAVEVV; encoded by the coding sequence ATGATACAGGTTCAAACAAGGCTGAATGTGGCGGATAATTCAGGAGCAAAACAGATCCTTTGCGTCAGGATACTGGGCACCTCTTTCAGAAGGTATGCCAGCGTGGGGGATGTGATAATAGGCGTTGTAAAGGACGCCACTCCCAATATGACGGTCAAAAAAAGCGCGGTGGTCAAAGCAGTGGTTGTCAGGGTAAAAAAAGCTCTGCGCAGGGATGACGCCTCTTATGTAAGCTTTGACGACAACGCGGCGGTCCTCATCAACGACCAGGGCAACCCGATCGGCACCAGGGTGTTCGGACCGGTGGCAAGAGAGCTGCGCGACAAGAACTATATGAAAATAATCTCATTAGCGGTAGAGGTGGTATAA
- the rpsE gene encoding 30S ribosomal protein S5, which produces MAQYRRNEEVKEYNEKVVQIRRVTKVVKGGKKMSFRALVIVGNGKGKVGLGLGKANEVASAIRKAVEDGKKNLITVDIKDGTIAHDCTGRFSASSTVIKPAPSGTGVIAGGSVRTVLELAGIKNIVAKSIGSANAINVARATIDGLLQLKRTEVQAS; this is translated from the coding sequence GTGGCTCAATACAGAAGGAACGAAGAAGTAAAAGAATATAACGAGAAAGTGGTCCAGATAAGGCGCGTTACCAAGGTGGTCAAAGGCGGAAAAAAAATGAGCTTTCGCGCTCTTGTTATTGTAGGCAACGGCAAAGGCAAGGTGGGGCTGGGGCTTGGCAAGGCCAACGAAGTCGCATCTGCCATAAGAAAAGCCGTTGAGGACGGCAAGAAGAACCTGATAACGGTTGATATAAAGGACGGCACCATAGCGCACGACTGCACCGGAAGGTTTTCCGCAAGCAGCACGGTCATAAAGCCGGCACCTTCAGGGACAGGCGTTATAGCCGGAGGTTCTGTAAGGACGGTGCTGGAGCTGGCAGGCATTAAGAACATAGTTGCAAAATCCATCGGATCTGCAAATGCCATCAATGTGGCAAGGGCGACCATAGACGGACTGCTTCAGCTAAAAAGAACAGAGGTACAGGCGTCATGA
- the rplR gene encoding 50S ribosomal protein L18 has protein sequence MKDIKKKIFGRSVRPRLSVFISLKNIYAQIIDDENARTLVSASTVEKEVKKDKKTAVNIASAKKVGEVLAKRALEKGINSVVFDRGEKKYHGRVEALAQSVRTAGLKF, from the coding sequence ATGAAAGACATTAAGAAAAAAATATTCGGAAGGTCGGTCAGGCCGAGACTGTCGGTCTTTATAAGCCTTAAGAATATTTATGCACAGATAATCGATGACGAGAACGCCAGGACGCTTGTAAGCGCCTCGACGGTCGAAAAAGAAGTGAAAAAGGACAAAAAGACGGCGGTTAATATCGCTTCCGCAAAAAAAGTGGGAGAAGTGCTGGCAAAAAGGGCGCTGGAAAAAGGCATCAACTCAGTTGTTTTTGACAGGGGAGAAAAAAAGTATCACGGAAGGGTCGAGGCGCTTGCGCAGAGCGTAAGGACGGCCGGCCTGAAATTTTAA